The genomic segment ATCGAGCGGCTGCGTGGTCGGATCGTCTTCTGCACCGACTGCGGAAGCCCCTTGGCTGTCTTCCGACGGCGGCGGTTCTATGCGCTGCAGGCGGAAGTCCTCGAGACGACGCAGGGTGGTGTACTCGTCTGCCGCCAGTGTGGGAAGCAGTATGCAGTCCGGGAACTCCTCGCGACCGATCGTCGGGCACGGCACCGGTGAGTGACGATCCGCTCTCTGGTGCGAGCGCCGCATCGTGGAGGAAAGAACGTGTTACGACTTGCCTATCTCGGGCCACCAGGGACGTTCACGGAAGAGGCGGCACTGCGGTATGCCGAGCGCGAGCCGGCAGACCTGATCGCCTTCGGCTCGATGCCGGCACTCGTTTCGGCGGTGGAGACTGGCTTGGCTGATCGCGCGATTCTGCCTATCGAGAACTCGCTGGAGGGTACTGTCAGTACGACGGTCGATCTCTTGATCCATGAAACGGATCTCAAGATCTGTGCCGAGTTGATTCTCCCGGTGCGTCATTTTCTCCTCGCGCATCCCGGTACGCGGCTGGAAGACATTCGCGTCGTCCTTTCCCATCCGCAAGCGCTGGGGCAGTGCCGCCGTTTCCTGGAACGGTGCTTGCCGCACGCCGAGCAAGTGGCGGCGCTGAGCACGGCGGCTGCGGTCGCTGAAGTGATGCGGAGCGAGGATCGCTCGCGAGCGGCGATCGGGACGCTCCGGGCTGCCGAACTTTACGGTGCCGCGGTGCTGGCGCGCGATATCCAGGATCAGCGGAGCAATGCGACCCGTTTCGTCGTATTGGCCCTCGAGGATGCCGAACCGACCGGAGTGGATCGCACCTCGTTCTGCTTCACGGTCAAGCGGAACGTTCCGGGAGCACTGGTCGAGGTACTGAACGAGCTGGCGATCGCGCAGATCCAGATGACGAAGGTGGAAAGCCGGCCGATGAAATCG from the Thermomicrobium sp. 4228-Ro genome contains:
- the pheA gene encoding prephenate dehydratase, with amino-acid sequence MLRLAYLGPPGTFTEEAALRYAEREPADLIAFGSMPALVSAVETGLADRAILPIENSLEGTVSTTVDLLIHETDLKICAELILPVRHFLLAHPGTRLEDIRVVLSHPQALGQCRRFLERCLPHAEQVAALSTAAAVAEVMRSEDRSRAAIGTLRAAELYGAAVLARDIQDQRSNATRFVVLALEDAEPTGVDRTSFCFTVKRNVPGALVEVLNELAIAQIQMTKVESRPMKSVLGEYVFLVDIEGHRKDPHIAAALQRMAEKAAELKIFGSYPRDEDGLNGSRTLRD